Within the Beduinella massiliensis genome, the region CCCGAAGCGATTCCGAGCAGCAGGAGAAGCAAGCAGCATACGATCATTCTCTTTTTCACGTGGGTACGCCCCCTTCCATTACAGGTGTATTCATTATTGACGATACCGCGCTTTCCGTCAATCCTTGAAATCGCGGTATTTGCTGGCAGTGTCTTCCGCATTCATCCGTCGGCCCTGCGCAAAAGAGCCGCCCTGCCGTCCGGCAAAGCGGCCCGAATCCAGCGATCATGCACCGACCTCGATCACTTCGACGCCCTCCAGCGCGGATGCGATCAGCGCCTCGCCCGCCAGCGCCTCCTCCGCCTTGCGGATGAGCTCGGCCTTGGGGTGTGTCGTCGGGTGCTTGGGCGTAAAGATGGTGCAGCAATCCTCGTAGGGAAGCGACGAGGTTTCGTACGTTCCAATCTTTTCCGCGCGCTCCACGATCTCGATTTTGTCAAACCCGATGCACGGACGGAACACGGGCATGCCGACCACCTCGTCCGTGCAGCCGAGCGCCTCCATGGTCTGGCTCGCAACCTGTCCGACGCTTTCGCCCGTGATGAGCGCCTGCGCGCCGTCCATGCGCGCCACGCGCTCGGCGATGCGCATCATAAAGCGCCGCATGATCAGCGTCGTATAGTTTTCCGGGCACTTCTGATGGATATCCATCTGAATCTGCGTGAAGGGCACCACGTACAGCCTGATTTTTCCGCAGTATTCGCTCAGGATGCGCGCCAGCTCCACGACCTTTTCCTTGGCGCGCTCGCTCGTGTAGGGGAAGGAATGGTAATGCACGCAGCAGAGCTCCACCCCGCGCTTGGCGATCATGAAGCCCGCGACCGGACTGTCGATGCCGCCGGAGAGCAGAAGGCAGGCGCGGCCGTTCGTGCCCATGGGCATGCCGTTCACCGCGGGAATGCAGCGCACGTACAAATACGCTTTGTCGCGAATTTCCACGCTCAGCACGTGATCGGGCTTATGGACATCCACGCGGAGCTCCGGCAGGTTTTTGAGCACGCACCCGCCCACCTGATGGTTGATCGCGGGCGAATCGAGCGGGTAATGCTTGTCCGATCGGCGCGCATTCACCTTGAACGTGCCTGTAAGCGGCCGCATGAGCTCGACCGCCTCCCGGCAGACCGCCTCGAAATCGTCCTTCTCCATCTCGACGGCCGGGCAGACCGAATGCACGCCGAACACCTTCGTCACGCGGCGAATGCATTCGTCCATATCCTCCGCGTCGGAAACGAAGATCCGGCTGTCCGAAATCCAGACGTTGCCGCCGATCTCCCGCACCGCGTTTTTCACGGCGTTCACCAGCGTGCGCAGAAAATAAGGGCGGTTCTGCCCCTTTAAGTGAACCTCGCCGTAACGGACGAGCAATAATTCTCTCATCGATCAATGCCTCCTAAACAGCTTGAGCTGCGCATGCGCCGCGATGGCCGCATCCGCCGCGCGCTCGATCTCCTGCAGGGTGTTCATGGGCGAAAGGCTGAAGCGAATCGCTCCTTCGGCCTGCGCCGGCGAAAGGCCCATCGCCCGAAGGCCCGTGCTGACCTTCTGCCTGTGGCTGGAACAGGCGGAACCGGTGGACACGTAGATCCCCTGCGCCTCCAGCGCGTGGAGCAGCACTTCACCGCGCACGTCCGGGAACGAAATGTTCAGGATATGCGGCGCAGCGTCCGCTTCGCCCGCAAGCGGGCCATTTACCTGCGCGCCGGGAACGCCGGCGAGGACGCGCTCCATCAGCGTCCGCTTCATATCAAGCAAGTGCGCGAGCGGGGCCTCCAGCCCCATGAACGTCTTCACCGCCGCGCCGAGCCCGGCGATGCCCGGCGTATTGTAGGTGCCGGAGCGCAGGCCGTTTTCCTGACCGCCGCCGAGCATGTGCGGCGCAAGGCGCGTGCCTTTTCGGACGATCAGCGCCCCTACGCCCTTGGGGCCGTGAATTTTATGGCCGCTGAGCGTGTACAGATCCACGCCCAGCCTGCTCATGGAAAACGGGACGCGCAAAAATCCCTGCACGCCGTCCACGTGCAGCCTGGCCTGCGGGCAAAGGCTCGCCATGCATTCGCGGAGCGCGCCGATAGGCTGCACCGCGCCTGTTTCGTTGTTGACCTGCATCACGCTCACCAGCGCCGTGTCCTTCGTCAGCAGCCTTTGGGCGGCCTCGATATCCAGTACGCCGCGCGCCGTCACGGGCAGGACTTCGACGTCGTGCCCCATCCCGCTAACGCGCTCCATGGCTTGAATCACCGCCGGATGCTCCACCGCGCTATACAAAAAGCGCATCGGCCTGCGGCAAAGCTGCGCCGTCCCCAGGATAGCGAGGTTGTCGCCCTCCGTGCCGCCGCTCGTAAACACGACCTCGTCCTCCCGCGCGCCTGCCGCGCGGGCGATACAGGCGCGCACGTCGCGCATCTTCTTTTCCGCCTCCACCGCAGGCTTATAAGCAGCGGAAGCGTTGTAAAAGGACGCGCGCATGGTCTGCGACACCGCCTCGATCACCTCGTCGAACGGGCGGGTCGTCGCGCTGTTGTCCAGATAAACTTCCATGGTTTCCTCCGATGAAAAGCCTCCGGCGGTGCAGCCGGAGGCGTCAGATTGATCGAATCGGCCTGCCTGTCAGCCCTGAAACGCGCCGTGCGCCGCGTACTGCCGGATCAGATCGGCCATTTCCTTGGAGGGTTCGATGACGATAATGCGCTTGCTGCCTTCTTTCACGAAGTAGAAGTAGAACAGGTTGGAATCGCGGTTGAGGAACCAGTTGTCCTTGCGCACGCCCGGCATGCTGACGTAGCGCTGAAAGCTGGGGCCTGCCACCCATCCGCAGGCGTCCACGTTCTTGATACGCATGCTGCCCAGTTCCTTGCGCTTGTTGTTGCCGTACACGCGGGCAAAGTCCATCTCGCCGTTGGTGAACGTGTATTCGTATTCCGTGCGCAGGACGTCCTTCTTAAAAAACAGCATTACCGCGATGCCGCCGGTCGCCAGCATGGTCACGATGGCCATGATGTTAAAATTCAGCACCATGATCGTGCTCTGCAGAAGCATCAGCGCCACCAGGCCGAATACAACGATCAAAATCCACGCCATGACGTAGAGCAGGTCGTTGAGTATGCGGTTGCGGCGTACGACGACCTCTTCTCTAAAATTGTCCATAACCATCCTCCATTGCTTACAGCCATATGTACATAGTATAACACGAAAGAACCGGCTGGGCTAGTATTCTCGCCGACTTTTCGTTGACCGGTTCAAAATTCCCGCAGCGGCAGGATTTTGGCCTCGCGATTGCGAATAGAAGCTATTTACGGTTCTCTTATGCGTATCGAGACAAATGGAGGTTGAACGCCCATGAAATGTCCGTCCTGCGGATATTGGAATAAAGCGGATTTCCCCAGGTGCTTCAAATGCGGGGCGCCGCTGCCGAAAAACACCCTGGAGGATGCCGGAGCGACGCGCGGCTGGGAGCAGGAGCTCCGGGACGCGGTGCCGGAGACGTCCTACGAACGCTATGACGAGGATGAGACCGTAGACGTGCTCAGCGAAGAACCCGAGGACGCCGCGCCAAAGGACGACAACGCGCAGCTCGCCGGGGAAATCGAGCAGCTCAAAGAGCGGCGCGTGCGCGGAGAGGTCTACCTGGAGAAGATGCGCGCGCGCGCCCGCGCGGCACAGGAAAGCCTGCGCACCGCGACGGTCATCCGTCCTCTGCCCGAAGAGGACGCCGAAGAAGAATATTCGCCGGACGACTTGCCGCAGGAGCCGCTGGAGGAAAGGCGCGCGCGCAAGCGACGCGAATACGCGCGCGCGCTTTCGGAGAATCCCCCGCCCCCCGAACCGCCGGCCGGAGACCCCTATGACGAAGCGCCTGGCGACGATTTCATCTTCGACGACACAGACGAAAACGCGCCCGTGTTCTACGACGGCTACGAAAGCCCTGTGGACGAGACGGATCCCGGCGCATACACCGACTATCAGCCTACGCGCAACTACCGCGACACGCATACCTATTCGAGCACCACGCTGCGCACCTACGCCGCTTCGAGCGCGCACAGCAAGCGCCCTCACAGCAAGCGCCGCCTGTGGCCCAAGCTGCTCGTCTGGCTGGCCGCAGCGGTGGCCGTCATCGCCACCAGCTACTTCGGCATTTCCCTTTTCATCAACCTCTCGGGCCTCTCCGCGCCGCAGACGATCGCTTCGCAGGTCACCATCGAAGAAGCGACCGTCAAGGAGCAGCCGGGCCATATCATTACCATCTCCGGCAAGGAGGGCGCGCAGATTTACGTGCGCGAACTGCAGACGTCCTACATCGTCACGGACGGCGTGGCGACCATCGAAATTCCGGATTATTACTGGTACGAGAACACGGAGATCGTCACCAGCGACACGATGGACGTCGAGCTCACGCCCTTCATCAAGTACAGCGACGGCGACCAGGCGGCGCTCTCGCCGATCCAGTACACCATCAGCGTGCCGCTCTCGCCGATTACGCTCGTCCGCCCGGAATCGCCCTACGCGGACGTTTCCACCTCGATCTTTGAAATTCGTCTTCAGGTCGAGAAAGGCAGCCGCGTCGTTATCGATGGCACCAACGTCTCCGACCAGGTCAACAACAACGGCGTCGTCTCCAGCAACGTGCAGGTGCAGCCGACCGGCGAAAACCGCATTCAGGTTTCGGTGCGCAGCAAGTACTGCCGCGAGAACAACATGG harbors:
- a CDS encoding zinc ribbon domain-containing protein; its protein translation is MKCPSCGYWNKADFPRCFKCGAPLPKNTLEDAGATRGWEQELRDAVPETSYERYDEDETVDVLSEEPEDAAPKDDNAQLAGEIEQLKERRVRGEVYLEKMRARARAAQESLRTATVIRPLPEEDAEEEYSPDDLPQEPLEERRARKRREYARALSENPPPPEPPAGDPYDEAPGDDFIFDDTDENAPVFYDGYESPVDETDPGAYTDYQPTRNYRDTHTYSSTTLRTYAASSAHSKRPHSKRRLWPKLLVWLAAAVAVIATSYFGISLFINLSGLSAPQTIASQVTIEEATVKEQPGHIITISGKEGAQIYVRELQTSYIVTDGVATIEIPDYYWYENTEIVTSDTMDVELTPFIKYSDGDQAALSPIQYTISVPLSPITLVRPESPYADVSTSIFEIRLQVEKGSRVVIDGTNVSDQVNNNGVVSSNVQVQPTGENRIQVSVRSKYCRENNMEIVLNRPQQDIALEFAADTLVESSSAYARIYATTFPGATVTIESPYSVQSEAELTLINKGELAFVKGGDVEVDANGSFNFIAYFPTIGDNTITVRAQYPGRADSVVTHVMYYMPPADVYTRKAWPFKAADYQDLINNINMRKGQVYVCKGTITRIVSTQPQLAIMDTGTDGIEQLVMLENSTKTQWEVGKYYRVYGDAYGMYSNMPRITARYTYTD
- the thiI gene encoding tRNA uracil 4-sulfurtransferase ThiI, with the translated sequence MRELLLVRYGEVHLKGQNRPYFLRTLVNAVKNAVREIGGNVWISDSRIFVSDAEDMDECIRRVTKVFGVHSVCPAVEMEKDDFEAVCREAVELMRPLTGTFKVNARRSDKHYPLDSPAINHQVGGCVLKNLPELRVDVHKPDHVLSVEIRDKAYLYVRCIPAVNGMPMGTNGRACLLLSGGIDSPVAGFMIAKRGVELCCVHYHSFPYTSERAKEKVVELARILSEYCGKIRLYVVPFTQIQMDIHQKCPENYTTLIMRRFMMRIAERVARMDGAQALITGESVGQVASQTMEALGCTDEVVGMPVFRPCIGFDKIEIVERAEKIGTYETSSLPYEDCCTIFTPKHPTTHPKAELIRKAEEALAGEALIASALEGVEVIEVGA
- a CDS encoding aminotransferase class V-fold PLP-dependent enzyme, translated to MEVYLDNSATTRPFDEVIEAVSQTMRASFYNASAAYKPAVEAEKKMRDVRACIARAAGAREDEVVFTSGGTEGDNLAILGTAQLCRRPMRFLYSAVEHPAVIQAMERVSGMGHDVEVLPVTARGVLDIEAAQRLLTKDTALVSVMQVNNETGAVQPIGALRECMASLCPQARLHVDGVQGFLRVPFSMSRLGVDLYTLSGHKIHGPKGVGALIVRKGTRLAPHMLGGGQENGLRSGTYNTPGIAGLGAAVKTFMGLEAPLAHLLDMKRTLMERVLAGVPGAQVNGPLAGEADAAPHILNISFPDVRGEVLLHALEAQGIYVSTGSACSSHRQKVSTGLRAMGLSPAQAEGAIRFSLSPMNTLQEIERAADAAIAAHAQLKLFRRH